The DNA region TTGTTGTTGTCTTTGAAAATTTTGTAGCACAGACTGACTAGGGCGACAGTAAAACTGGCAAAACCTAGGATAAGCTGCGTTACTTCAAAGCCTGTCAACTTAAAGCTCCTCCTTTCCGTCAGATTTTGATGAATCGCCCATGGGCATCACCTACCTTTCAGAAGTTAGAGCCACCGTC from Streptococcus ruminantium includes:
- a CDS encoding putative holin-like toxin — protein: MTGFEVTQLILGFASFTVALVSLCYKIFKDNNKK